From a single Drosophila sulfurigaster albostrigata strain 15112-1811.04 chromosome 3, ASM2355843v2, whole genome shotgun sequence genomic region:
- the LOC133844320 gene encoding E3 ubiquitin-protein ligase listerin isoform X1, whose protein sequence is MQCFIAFANYGHIASLLQRVRMGGKTKQTPRTKNNAKPSSSSRSAELLGTTTPVFVGFSAQADGNLVPFAPGFASAEQMPETFDVNISPQTQIILRKLTKKDPMTKKKALQELHELITESDVDSLKNILPLWPKFYHNLASDIEHAVREQTQLVLQLLMSKCKRAMAPYLKQLVPVWLASRFDNYAPAASIASNSFRETFARTCEVCLHCQAEIIEYTTRNLTFHTPATLSMGKNLKPEESEAKYHRVVISSLKELSFFIEQTAQAEDLEQLKQGLATLLAHPKFWTFAKSKQTAIKAAWFECIYHILQSAKLEPVVTPQKAQLITTSFQFIDDADPLVAPHVWGCVLLLQSNYEDWYAPLNIRKALLPKLSTLLSNAFNRNAQAICPNLLPFLSKITSDSLQGLDIYEFYQRFFDNLKTAIVGPHDPPLSKADTSIIHSAYFECLRFMLQQINNDAERTEAMQQFAFGLLEQQLLQPVGQLLLSENTHAKYFFQHTSALVAFWDRQCNSESKSSCALYVKLLNVFWTRIFEMVTQDLAAEDINEQWLSHVLLLVQDLHVANPSLETQSVKFLETDNEKAEATEQCSQHSTPTKKGDCYAAFIQKELKQLVVKLVRICLDKAISSTNSGRYIHQVRTLTKMFTDIEFYKSLTEQGELSATLDKFVALLGQLNVDACESVVEIVFEILALLESSQRFDYIAQKLLKLQQHTVQNMLLHRLLSYPLCTEPAVRQMLASPETCGIISRIAEEVVVDNNRDKLNLLHKCFFQTDTGDILINAGTVDKIVLAMCAPLEQPPSSDMVEVCGSFIAQIMPVICSQANSSLPVRQQVFLRLFKFSLEQRVGDYLSEDTLWEITTCWQDALSSKDIEIDDSLLKDCAGIVEELTHNAELSASSLESMAEAMAIFVICSTENIEDESQRSARIDESIAALLSSTLKTAESVLQFEHHCVYLEALQESISAGVAFDKADLDEAKILPLVRRAALNFTTICKLVCRVDNPQLANQSNEAEDELTEDYCDPNANLLKQWSESLILEILQCINVASAADTWIEVRSHLDDASEELVLCLSEQVRSFMGNSSELVNIIKERLIQAALQQDSVMSCRQLGYLIHYSQYVPFEESATILLHEDLAELLVSKGALKAYVMTLQHLLPKLSQKALNLNGAIMRTEPDDMWVKAAVFRCLVLNNFQSDVNEQTDRNIIASALQFLTRVNEQQNTQKDLLHYNVELLKQPYDSVLSTVEIIKLLNEVLQRFPYELTIKNWDAIRIGLSSWVLSVSKSIKHYSDPKTSFFIVAVYQLFASLVNFIRAEKQKSSTEMLKSVVDEWESVFAREVNVVLFKSYYELTYDANVPSENRVCYELLLERLMPSIEMLDYSFVYGFCKAPSSKLSLDHLCNLLLKQLHITQYSLRMNAVHALRQLTPHFVADDIMVNDKQNDNLEAACSTISKWHFLNRFEDYLTRYDTLMHKYLEEFSFKLAELEDLEPIDRHDAFSYLLIWDCIINVCAKSPVALRSVYTSWLHENHYEENFLHFLFRAMPVDILKNHSAKWHSNDVYKELSWSQLKDPQLSVERYACHLYSQVLRKLPAVVRKWWNTSQSRQKNFVDNLTTNYVSALICTEELKAIANRKEKHENMQVTVHTSTREVLAVYALDEARMELVITLAANYPLGAIKVECGNQIGGRANARNVGMQLTIYLTHQNGTIYDGLTLWKNNLDKKFEGVEECYVCYTVIHQDTCQLPKLTCKTCKKKFHGPCLYKWFTTSSKSTCPICRNVF, encoded by the exons ATGCAATGTTTTATTGCGTTTGCAAACTACGGTCACATTGCTAGCTTACTTCAACGTGTTAGAATGGGTggaaaaacgaaacaaacgCCTCGCaccaaaaacaatgcaaag CCATCGAGCAGCAGCCGCTCCGCCGAACTATTGGGCACAACAACGCCCGTCTTTGTTGGCTTCTCGGCTCAAGCCGATGGCAATTTGGTGCCCTTTGCTCCGGGCTTTGCGAGCGCCGAGCAAATGCCAGAGACATTCGATGTCAACATCAGTCCACAGACGCAAATTATACTACGCAAGCTAACCAAAAAAGATCCCATGACCAAAAAGAAAGCTCTGCAAGAGCTTCACGAACTCATCACCGAATCTGACGTCGATTCGCTCAAGAACATTTTGCCACTGTGGCCAAAATTCTATCACAATCTCGCCTCCGACATTGAGCATGCAGTGCGCGAGCAAACCCAGCTGGTGCTTCAATTATTAATGTCCAAATGCAAGCGTGCCATGGCACCATATCTCAAGCAATTGGTGCCCGTTTGGCTCGCCAGTCGTTTCGATAATTACGCGCCAGCTGCGAGCATTGCGAGCAATTCATTTCGCGAGACTTTTGCACGAACCTGTGAGGTGTGTCTACATTGCCAGGCCGAGATCATTGAGTATACCACAAGGAATCTAACATTTCATACGCCGGCGACACTGTCTATGGGAAAGAATTTGAAACCCGAGGAGTCGGAGGCGAAATACCATCGTGTTGTCATCAGCAGCTTGAAGGAGCTTTCGTTCTTTATTGAACAAACAGCACAGGCCGAGGATTTGGAGCAATTGAAGCAAGGTTTAGCTACACTGTTGGCCCATCCAAAGTTCTGGACGTTTGCCAAGAGCAAACAGACCGCAATCAA AGCCGCCTGGTTTGAGTGCATCTATCACATACTGCAGAGTGCCAAGTTGGAGCCAGTTGTGACTCCACAGAAGGCGCAACTGATTACTACTAGCTTTCAATTCATTGACGATGCCGATCCACTGGTTGCTCCTCATGTCTGgggttgtgtgttgttgctgcaaagCAACTACGAAGATTG GTATGCTCCGCTCAACATCCGGAAAGCTCTGTTGCCAAAACTCTCCACATTGCTTAGCAACGCTTTCAATCGCAATGCTCAGGCCATTTGTCCCAATCTGCTGCCGTTTCTATCCAAAATTACGTCAGACAGCTTGCAGGGATTGGACATCTATGAATTCTATCAACGTTTCTTTGATAATTTGAAAACTGCCATTGTGGGACCACACGATCCACCACTGTCCAAAGCAGACACCTCGATCATACACAGTGCATACTTTGAGTGCTTGCGCTTCATGCTCCAGCAGATCAACAACGATGCGGAGCGCACTGAAGCCATGCAACAGTTTGCTTTTGGTCTGCTtgaacagcagctgttgcagccTGTTGGACAGTTACTGCTCAGCGAGAATACGCATGCCAAGTATTTCTTTCAGCACACCTCAGCGTTGGTTGCCTTTTGGGATCGTCAGTGCAATAGCGAGTCGAAGAGCTCTTGCGCCTTGTATGTCAAATTATTGAATGTGTTTTGGACGCGCATCTTTGAGATGGTCACACAAGATCTCGCTGCCGAGGATATCAACGAACAGTGGCTGTCACatgtgctgctgttggtgcagGATCTGCATGTGGCGAATCCCAGCTTGGAAACGCAATCCGTCAAGTTTTTGGAAACCGACAACGAAAAAGCTGAGGCCACAGAACAATGCTCACAGCACTCAACGCCCACAAAGAAAGGAGACTGCTATGCCGCCTTCATTCAAAAAGAGCTCAAACAGTTGGTTGTTAAATTGGTGCGCATTTGCCTGGATAAGGCTATCAGCAGCACCAACTCGGGTCGCTACATTCACCAGGTGCGCACGCTAACTAAAATGTTCACAGACATCGAGTTCTACAAGAGTTTGACGGAACAAGGCGAACTGAGTGCCACACTGGACAAATTTGTGGCGTTGCTAGGACAACTGAATGTTGATGCCTGTGAATCTGTGGTGGAGATTGTCTTCGAGATACTCGCACTGCTGGAGTCGTCGCAGCGCTTTGATTATATTGCTCAAAAGCTCTTAAAG cTTCAGCAGCATACTGTGCAGAACATGCTGCTGCATCGCCTGCTGTCATATCCACTGTGCACAGAGCCAGCTGTGCGTCAAATGCTCGCCAGCCCAGAGACATGTGGCATCATTTCACGCATAGCCGAGGAGGTTGTGGTGGACAATAATCGGGATAAGCTCAATCTGCTACACAAGTGCTTCTTTCAAACCGACACTGGTGATATTCTAATAAATGCGGGGACTGTGGACAAAATTGTGCTGGCAATGTGTGCACCTCTGGAGCAACCGCCGTCCAGTGATATGGTTGAGGTCTGTGGTAGTTTTATTGCCCAGATTATGCCTGTAATTTGCAGTCAGGCGAACTCTTCATTGCCTGTGCGACAGCAAGTTTTTTTGAGGTTGTTCAAGTTCAGCTTGGAGCAGCGTGTCGGTGATTATCTATCGGAAGATACACTTTGGGAGATAACCACCTGCTGGCAGGATGCACTCTCTAGCAAGGATATTGAAATCGATGATTCTTTACTCAAGGACTGTGCTGGAATTGTAGAGGAACTGACACACAATGCTGAATTAAGCGCCAGCAGTCTGGAGAGCATGGCAGAGGCTATGGCCATATTTGTCATCTGCTCCACCGAGAATATTGAGGATGAATCACAGCGTTCGGCGCGCATAGATGAGAGCATTGCGGCATTGCTAAGCTCTACTCTAAAGACAGCTGAAAGTGTACTGCAATTTGAACATCATTGTGTATATTTGGAGGCGCTGCAGGAATCAATAAGCGCTGGTGTCGCCTTCGATAAAGCAGATTTAGATGAGGCCAAGATTTTGCCGCTTGTGCGCCGCGCTGCCCTCAATTTTACTACAATCTGCAAGCTGGTTTGTCGCGTGGATAATCCTCAATTGGCTAATCAGTCTAATGAAGCCGAGGACGAACTCACGGAAGACTATTGTGATCCAAATGCCAATTTGCTCAAGCAATGGAGTGAGTCATTGATCCTCGAGATTTTGCAGTGCATTAACGTTGCCAGCGCTGCAGACACTTGGATTGAAGTCCGCTCGCACTTGGATGATGCCAGTGAGGAACTTGTGCTGTGTCTCTCCGAACAAGTTCGCAGCTTCATGGGTAACAGCAGCGAATTGGTGAACATAATCAAGGAACGTCTGATACAAGCTGCTCTGCAACAGGATAGCGTGATGAGTTGTCGCCAGTTGGGTTATTTGATTCATTATTCGCAATACGTGCCATTCGAGGAAAGCGCTACAATTCTGCTGCACGAGGATCTTGCTGAACTGCTTGTGTCCAAGGGTGCACTTAAGGCTTATGTGATGACGTTGCAG CATTTGCTGCCAAAACTCTCGCAAAAAGCTTTGAACCTTAATGGCGCTATTATGCGTACGGAACCTGATGATATGTGGGTCAAGGCCGCGGTATTCCGTTGCCTCGTACTCAATAACTTTCAATCTGATGTGAATGAGCAAACAGATCGCAATATTATTGCCTCGGCGTTGCAGTTCTTGACCCGCGTCAATGAACAGCAGAATACACAGAAGGATCTGCTGCATTACAATGT CGAGCTACTGAAGCAACCTTACGACTCTGTGTTGAGCACAGTAGAGATAATTAAACTCCTGAATGAAGTGTTGCAGCGTTTCCCCTATGAGCTTACCATTAAAAACTGGGATGCAATACGCATTGGACTCAGCTCCTGGGTGCTGAGTGTGTCCAAATCCATAAAACATTACAGCGATCCAAAG ACATCCTTCTTTATTGTGGCTGTGTACCAATTGTTCGCTTCGCTTGTAAATTTCATACGCGCGGAGAAGCAAAAGAGCTCAACGGAAATGCTGAAGAGTGTGGTGGACGAGTGGGAGAGTGTGTTTGCGAGGGAAGTCAATGTGGTGCTATTTAAATCATATTACGAACTGACTTATGACGCAAATGTGCCATCAGAAAATCGTGTGTGCTACGAGCTTCTGCTGGAACGTCTGATGCCCTCAATTGAAATGCTGGATTACAGTTTCGTCTATGGG TTCTGTAAGGCGCCGAGCTCAAAATTGTCTCTGGATCACCTGTGCAATTTGCTACTCAAGCAACTACATATCACACAATACAGTTTGCGAATGAATGCGGTGCACGCGCTGCGGCAGTTGACCCCACACTTTGTGGCCGACGACATTATGGTGAATGACAAGCAGAATGACAATCTGGAAGCTGCCTGCTCAACGATCTCCAAGTGGCATTTCCTCAATCGCTTTGAGGATTATCTAACACGCTACGACACACTTATGCACAAGTATCTCGAGGAATTCAGTTTTAAGCTGGCCGAGTTGGAGGATCTGGAACCAATTGACAGACACGATGCCTTCAGCTATTTGCTGATATGGGATTGCATTATCAATGTGTGTGCCAAGTCGCCAGTCGCATTGCGATCGGTTTACACAAGTTGGCTGCATGAGAATCACTATGAAGAG AATTTTCTACACTTTCTCTTCCGAGCCATGCCAGTTGATATATTGAAGAATCACAGCGCCAAATGGCACAGTAATGATGTATATAAGGAGCTCAGCTGGTCTCAATTAAAAG ATCCCCAACTGTCAGTGGAACGTTATGCCTGTCATCTCTACTCGCAAGTGCTGCGCAAGTTGCCGGCCGTGGTGCGGAAATGGTGGAACACCAGCCAATCGAGACAGAAGAATTTTGTTGATAATCTTACCACGAACTATGTGAGCGCACTCATTTGCACCGAGGAGCTGAAGGCAATCGCCAATCGTAAGGAGAAGCATGAGAATATGCAG GTGACAGTGCATACTTCAACGCGAGAAGTTCTGGCTGTCTATGCCTTGGATGAGGCGCGGATGGAGCTGGTCATCACTTTGGCTGCCAATTATCCATTGGGCGCAATTAAAGTTGAGTGTGGTAACCAGATTGGCGGACGTGCAAATGCTCGCAATGTGGGCATGCAGCTGACCATTTATCTAACACATCAG AATGGCACCATCTACGATGGCCTCACGCTGTGGAAGAATAATCTGGACAAGAAATTCGAGGGAGTTGAGGAGTGTTATGTCTGCTATACTGT
- the LOC133844320 gene encoding E3 ubiquitin-protein ligase listerin isoform X2, with amino-acid sequence MQCFIAFANYGHIASLLQRVRMGGKTKQTPRTKNNAKPSSSSRSAELLGTTTPVFVGFSAQADGNLVPFAPGFASAEQMPETFDVNISPQTQIILRKLTKKDPMTKKKALQELHELITESDVDSLKNILPLWPKFYHNLASDIEHAVREQTQLVLQLLMSKCKRAMAPYLKQLVPVWLASRFDNYAPAASIASNSFRETFARTCEVCLHCQAEIIEYTTRNLTFHTPATLSMGKNLKPEESEAKYHRVVISSLKELSFFIEQTAQAEDLEQLKQGLATLLAHPKFWTFAKSKQTAIKAAWFECIYHILQSAKLEPVVTPQKAQLITTSFQFIDDADPLVAPHVWGCVLLLQSNYEDWYAPLNIRKALLPKLSTLLSNAFNRNAQAICPNLLPFLSKITSDSLQGLDIYEFYQRFFDNLKTAIVGPHDPPLSKADTSIIHSAYFECLRFMLQQINNDAERTEAMQQFAFGLLEQQLLQPVGQLLLSENTHAKYFFQHTSALVAFWDRQCNSESKSSCALYVKLLNVFWTRIFEMVTQDLAAEDINEQWLSHVLLLVQDLHVANPSLETQSVKFLETDNEKAEATEQCSQHSTPTKKGDCYAAFIQKELKQLVVKLVRICLDKAISSTNSGRYIHQVRTLTKMFTDIEFYKSLTEQGELSATLDKFVALLGQLNVDACESVVEIVFEILALLESSQRFDYIAQKLLKLQQHTVQNMLLHRLLSYPLCTEPAVRQMLASPETCGIISRIAEEVVVDNNRDKLNLLHKCFFQTDTGDILINAGTVDKIVLAMCAPLEQPPSSDMVEVCGSFIAQIMPVICSQANSSLPVRQQVFLRLFKFSLEQRVGDYLSEDTLWEITTCWQDALSSKDIEIDDSLLKDCAGIVEELTHNAELSASSLESMAEAMAIFVICSTENIEDESQRSARIDESIAALLSSTLKTAESVLQFEHHCVYLEALQESISAGVAFDKADLDEAKILPLVRRAALNFTTICKLVCRVDNPQLANQSNEAEDELTEDYCDPNANLLKQWSESLILEILQCINVASAADTWIEVRSHLDDASEELVLCLSEQVRSFMGNSSELVNIIKERLIQAALQQDSVMSCRQLGYLIHYSQYVPFEESATILLHEDLAELLVSKGALKAYVMTLQHLLPKLSQKALNLNGAIMRTEPDDMWVKAAVFRCLVLNNFQSDVNEQTDRNIIASALQFLTRVNEQQNTQKDLLHYNV; translated from the exons ATGCAATGTTTTATTGCGTTTGCAAACTACGGTCACATTGCTAGCTTACTTCAACGTGTTAGAATGGGTggaaaaacgaaacaaacgCCTCGCaccaaaaacaatgcaaag CCATCGAGCAGCAGCCGCTCCGCCGAACTATTGGGCACAACAACGCCCGTCTTTGTTGGCTTCTCGGCTCAAGCCGATGGCAATTTGGTGCCCTTTGCTCCGGGCTTTGCGAGCGCCGAGCAAATGCCAGAGACATTCGATGTCAACATCAGTCCACAGACGCAAATTATACTACGCAAGCTAACCAAAAAAGATCCCATGACCAAAAAGAAAGCTCTGCAAGAGCTTCACGAACTCATCACCGAATCTGACGTCGATTCGCTCAAGAACATTTTGCCACTGTGGCCAAAATTCTATCACAATCTCGCCTCCGACATTGAGCATGCAGTGCGCGAGCAAACCCAGCTGGTGCTTCAATTATTAATGTCCAAATGCAAGCGTGCCATGGCACCATATCTCAAGCAATTGGTGCCCGTTTGGCTCGCCAGTCGTTTCGATAATTACGCGCCAGCTGCGAGCATTGCGAGCAATTCATTTCGCGAGACTTTTGCACGAACCTGTGAGGTGTGTCTACATTGCCAGGCCGAGATCATTGAGTATACCACAAGGAATCTAACATTTCATACGCCGGCGACACTGTCTATGGGAAAGAATTTGAAACCCGAGGAGTCGGAGGCGAAATACCATCGTGTTGTCATCAGCAGCTTGAAGGAGCTTTCGTTCTTTATTGAACAAACAGCACAGGCCGAGGATTTGGAGCAATTGAAGCAAGGTTTAGCTACACTGTTGGCCCATCCAAAGTTCTGGACGTTTGCCAAGAGCAAACAGACCGCAATCAA AGCCGCCTGGTTTGAGTGCATCTATCACATACTGCAGAGTGCCAAGTTGGAGCCAGTTGTGACTCCACAGAAGGCGCAACTGATTACTACTAGCTTTCAATTCATTGACGATGCCGATCCACTGGTTGCTCCTCATGTCTGgggttgtgtgttgttgctgcaaagCAACTACGAAGATTG GTATGCTCCGCTCAACATCCGGAAAGCTCTGTTGCCAAAACTCTCCACATTGCTTAGCAACGCTTTCAATCGCAATGCTCAGGCCATTTGTCCCAATCTGCTGCCGTTTCTATCCAAAATTACGTCAGACAGCTTGCAGGGATTGGACATCTATGAATTCTATCAACGTTTCTTTGATAATTTGAAAACTGCCATTGTGGGACCACACGATCCACCACTGTCCAAAGCAGACACCTCGATCATACACAGTGCATACTTTGAGTGCTTGCGCTTCATGCTCCAGCAGATCAACAACGATGCGGAGCGCACTGAAGCCATGCAACAGTTTGCTTTTGGTCTGCTtgaacagcagctgttgcagccTGTTGGACAGTTACTGCTCAGCGAGAATACGCATGCCAAGTATTTCTTTCAGCACACCTCAGCGTTGGTTGCCTTTTGGGATCGTCAGTGCAATAGCGAGTCGAAGAGCTCTTGCGCCTTGTATGTCAAATTATTGAATGTGTTTTGGACGCGCATCTTTGAGATGGTCACACAAGATCTCGCTGCCGAGGATATCAACGAACAGTGGCTGTCACatgtgctgctgttggtgcagGATCTGCATGTGGCGAATCCCAGCTTGGAAACGCAATCCGTCAAGTTTTTGGAAACCGACAACGAAAAAGCTGAGGCCACAGAACAATGCTCACAGCACTCAACGCCCACAAAGAAAGGAGACTGCTATGCCGCCTTCATTCAAAAAGAGCTCAAACAGTTGGTTGTTAAATTGGTGCGCATTTGCCTGGATAAGGCTATCAGCAGCACCAACTCGGGTCGCTACATTCACCAGGTGCGCACGCTAACTAAAATGTTCACAGACATCGAGTTCTACAAGAGTTTGACGGAACAAGGCGAACTGAGTGCCACACTGGACAAATTTGTGGCGTTGCTAGGACAACTGAATGTTGATGCCTGTGAATCTGTGGTGGAGATTGTCTTCGAGATACTCGCACTGCTGGAGTCGTCGCAGCGCTTTGATTATATTGCTCAAAAGCTCTTAAAG cTTCAGCAGCATACTGTGCAGAACATGCTGCTGCATCGCCTGCTGTCATATCCACTGTGCACAGAGCCAGCTGTGCGTCAAATGCTCGCCAGCCCAGAGACATGTGGCATCATTTCACGCATAGCCGAGGAGGTTGTGGTGGACAATAATCGGGATAAGCTCAATCTGCTACACAAGTGCTTCTTTCAAACCGACACTGGTGATATTCTAATAAATGCGGGGACTGTGGACAAAATTGTGCTGGCAATGTGTGCACCTCTGGAGCAACCGCCGTCCAGTGATATGGTTGAGGTCTGTGGTAGTTTTATTGCCCAGATTATGCCTGTAATTTGCAGTCAGGCGAACTCTTCATTGCCTGTGCGACAGCAAGTTTTTTTGAGGTTGTTCAAGTTCAGCTTGGAGCAGCGTGTCGGTGATTATCTATCGGAAGATACACTTTGGGAGATAACCACCTGCTGGCAGGATGCACTCTCTAGCAAGGATATTGAAATCGATGATTCTTTACTCAAGGACTGTGCTGGAATTGTAGAGGAACTGACACACAATGCTGAATTAAGCGCCAGCAGTCTGGAGAGCATGGCAGAGGCTATGGCCATATTTGTCATCTGCTCCACCGAGAATATTGAGGATGAATCACAGCGTTCGGCGCGCATAGATGAGAGCATTGCGGCATTGCTAAGCTCTACTCTAAAGACAGCTGAAAGTGTACTGCAATTTGAACATCATTGTGTATATTTGGAGGCGCTGCAGGAATCAATAAGCGCTGGTGTCGCCTTCGATAAAGCAGATTTAGATGAGGCCAAGATTTTGCCGCTTGTGCGCCGCGCTGCCCTCAATTTTACTACAATCTGCAAGCTGGTTTGTCGCGTGGATAATCCTCAATTGGCTAATCAGTCTAATGAAGCCGAGGACGAACTCACGGAAGACTATTGTGATCCAAATGCCAATTTGCTCAAGCAATGGAGTGAGTCATTGATCCTCGAGATTTTGCAGTGCATTAACGTTGCCAGCGCTGCAGACACTTGGATTGAAGTCCGCTCGCACTTGGATGATGCCAGTGAGGAACTTGTGCTGTGTCTCTCCGAACAAGTTCGCAGCTTCATGGGTAACAGCAGCGAATTGGTGAACATAATCAAGGAACGTCTGATACAAGCTGCTCTGCAACAGGATAGCGTGATGAGTTGTCGCCAGTTGGGTTATTTGATTCATTATTCGCAATACGTGCCATTCGAGGAAAGCGCTACAATTCTGCTGCACGAGGATCTTGCTGAACTGCTTGTGTCCAAGGGTGCACTTAAGGCTTATGTGATGACGTTGCAG CATTTGCTGCCAAAACTCTCGCAAAAAGCTTTGAACCTTAATGGCGCTATTATGCGTACGGAACCTGATGATATGTGGGTCAAGGCCGCGGTATTCCGTTGCCTCGTACTCAATAACTTTCAATCTGATGTGAATGAGCAAACAGATCGCAATATTATTGCCTCGGCGTTGCAGTTCTTGACCCGCGTCAATGAACAGCAGAATACACAGAAGGATCTGCTGCATTACAATGTGTAA
- the LOC133844326 gene encoding LOW QUALITY PROTEIN: uncharacterized protein LOC133844326 (The sequence of the model RefSeq protein was modified relative to this genomic sequence to represent the inferred CDS: deleted 1 base in 1 codon) produces the protein IFNHGKKKPLNFYQMASDMPPSREIKLESEKKKEGEAINLEQIQSDHPPKSNAPTDPGVTVADELNARLAMVQLRPDRAKPIKRLVKSNIPEPQHMYRYYCVCPRYHPCYVPCQHTGQIIIDRDMLKREEHICFLATPKKEFISPKRLKQPRYITKKIYVPICTARMERLAIPHPMRVKDTFKSFKHVLPPRHIAALQQQMKPKPPVEAMSMEKAMEYMEEEMRQRRAQKQQHKKRCNGLKKMILERQRKQMMKIVCVLFEEMKDFLLNDQFVIDEHSPLCAVILERIKEFTEQEFYTTSNLRDYQRILANNLTVWINKFISNLNIYLAPQQVPVARTMHADRDETFVPMSDYISLSEEMGEEMLDDLDFELTDYEDFGEEMAVPENLPSEETLIN, from the exons ATTTTCAATCATGGAAAAAAAAAGCCCTTAAACTTCTATCAAATGGCCAGCGATATGCCGCCCTCCCGCGAAATCAAGTTGGAGAGTGAGAAGAAAAAGGAAGGAGAGGCAATCAATCTGGAGCAGATACAAAGTGATCATCCGCCAAAATCAAATGCTCCTACAGATCCTGGTGTAACGGTGGCCGATGAGCTGAATGCTCGTCTGGCAATGGTCCAGCTGCGTCCAGATCGCGCCAAGCCCATCAAACGCCTGGTCAAATCAAACATACCGGAACCACAGCATATGTATCGCTATTATTGTGTCTGTCCTCGTTATCATCCCTGCTATGTGCCATGTCAGCATACAGGACAAATTATCATTGATCGCGATATGCTGAAGCGGGAGGAGCACATTTGTTTCCTGGCCACACCCAAAAAAGAA TTTATATCTCCTAAGCGACTGAAGCAGCCGCGATATATTACCAAGAAGATCTATGTTCCGATTTGTACGGCTCGCATGGAGCGTCTAGCGATTCCACATCCGATGCGTGTCAAAGATACGTTTAAGTCTTTCAAGCATGTGCTGCCGCCACGCCACATTGCCgcactgcaacagcaaatgaaaCCCAAGCCACCAGTTGAGGCAATGTCAATGGAAAAGGCCATGGAGTACATGGAGGAAGAGATGCGACAACGTCGTGcccaaaagcaacagcacaaGAAACGTTGCAATGGACTGAAGAAAATGATATTGGAACGCCAGCGTAAGCAGATGATGAAAATTGTATGCGTACTTTTTGAAGAGATGAAAGATTTCCTGCTTAACGATCAGTTCGTCATTGACGAACACTCCCCACTCTGTGCTGTGATCTTGGAGCGCATCAAGGAGTTTACTG AACAAGAATTCTATACCACAAGTAACTTGCGGGACTATCAACGCATTTTGGCCAACAACTTGACTGTGTGGATTAACAAGTTCATATCGAACTTGAATATCTACTTGGCGCCCCAACAGGTGCCTGTGGCACGTACAATGCATGCGGACAGGGATGAAACATTTGTGCCCATGTCCGATTATATTTCGTTGTCTGAGGAAATGGGTGAGGAGATGCTCGATGACTTGGACTTTGAATTGACCGACTACGAGGATTTCGGTGAAGAAATGGCGGTTCCAGAGAATTTGCCATCGGAGGAAACGTTGATAAATTAA